TTCGCCGGGGTGGGCCGTTATTCTCGTTGTTGCCTGGCCTTGGGGCCGGGCGCTGTGCGACAATGAGACGGAAACCACCGGGTTTCCCCGAAAGCTGAAAATTGCGCCATTAGCTCAGTTGGTAGAGCAGCTGACTCTTAATCAGCGGGTCCGGGGTTCGAATCCCTGATGGCGCATTCTTCTTTGGGCACAGCAATCGGTTACGACTCCTAATCACACTGACTGCTGACCTCAGAGAGGCCAAAAGGGCCTCTGATCGGAGGAGTCATGCGAACCAGTGTGATGAGCAAGGCCGACAAGGTTGAACAAACCTGGCGGGGTACCGTATTCGAGCCGTATCTGTCAGCCTTCCGGTTCGACAGCCAGGTCAGAAACCTCACCCCCAAAACGCTCGACTGCTACCTTGAGCGGTTGGGCGACCTGTTCGTGAGCCTCCAAGAGCAGGGCAAATCGCTCCCCGAAGTCGACAAGGCGACGGTTCAGGGCTACGCGCTTTCGCTCAAGGGGCGTGTATCCGACGAGACCATCAACGGCCGGATTCGGGTCTATCGCCGGTTCTTCGGCTTCCTCGTCGATAAAGGGCTATGGGAGTCCGACAACCCGATGACCGGCGTCAAGCTCCTCAAGACCGCTAAGAAGGTCAAGCCGGTGGTTGATCCCGAAACCGTGCAGAAGATCGTCGCCGGCATCAGCCGGGACAGCTTTGAGGGGATGCGCAACCTCCTCATGGTGCTCCTGCTGTGGGACGGTATGATGCGCAAGAATGAAAT
This genomic stretch from Candidatus Zixiibacteriota bacterium harbors:
- a CDS encoding tyrosine-type recombinase/integrase, with protein sequence MSKADKVEQTWRGTVFEPYLSAFRFDSQVRNLTPKTLDCYLERLGDLFVSLQEQGKSLPEVDKATVQGYALSLKGRVSDETINGRIRVYRRFFGFLVDKGLWESDNPMTGVKLLKTAKKVKPVVDPETVQKIVAGISRDSFEGMRNLLMVLLLWDGMMRKNEMLGLKVSDINLNDHLAKVFGKGRKERMVPLGVKTLKVLHQHLIRWRSKYPGDHLICMRNGEPLTGRHCHKVIQDLGKRHGIVLYPHLLRHSAATWYIRQGGNPAVLQGILGRTSLLVTQNYLHLSSQDAVNSHAQFSPSNCLRV